In Candidatus Krumholzibacteriia bacterium, a single window of DNA contains:
- a CDS encoding CusA/CzcA family heavy metal efflux RND transporter — MLERLVNLSFEHRPVVLALAALALFGGVRALVTLPVDAFPDTTPVQVQINTVASELGPEEVERQISFPVETAISGLPGLANVRSVSKFGFSQIVATFEDETSVYDARQLVLERINSVRLPEGIERPSLGPIATGLGEVFHYVLSSPTRSLEELRTLHDWVIRPELRRVPGVAEVNSWGGYERQYQVVYEPRALVAHGLTVDHVVDALRANNQNVGGGRVVVSGEDLLVHGIGRLETVEQIGAVVVATRDGVPVRVRDLGEVRVGHEIRRGAVTAGGEGEVVLGLGFMLMGENSREVATALRERLDEVRASLPDDVVVEVVYDRTELVDEVIATVRHNLLYGAGLVILVLFFLFGSLRAGLVIALTIPLSLLLAALGMQSMAIAASLLSLGALDFGIIVDGSVVMAENNLRRLGELQEKLGRPLTRSERVNAIAASSREVVRPVFFGVLIITLVLVPVLLLGGTEGKMFRPMALTLIFALVGALAIAILLTPTLSLWWLPRARASREGRATLFLREGYSRALDVVLRWRRVSVVGILLLLVGTSLLAGRLGSEFVPRLSEGAITMNLVRLAGISIEESVAYNTSMEKLLLEEFPDEIAHVWSRIGSAEVATDPMGTELTDVFLTLHPRSQWTAARTQNELVQKIEEVLAVLPGQTVAYTQPIEMRINEMVAGIRSDLGIKIYGDDFDQLTTLSDQIQLELNRIEGTADLSGEQLTGQPVLRVEVDDDAIARLGVSGAHVLETAQAVGGIPAGEIQDGQLRFPLVVRTSDRTRRDPDALAATLVPTESGAVVPLSAVARIVRSEGPSTITREWGRRRTVVQCNVRDRDIGSYVEEVRERLAANVDLPVGYTIEYGGQFENLQQANARFLVLVPVTLALVFFLLYLSLRRASDALIVFTGIPLACIGGVLALSLRGMPFSVSAAVGFIALSGIAVLNGQVLISTARRLLEEGAELSVAVREAGRIRMRPVLATAITDAAGFIPMAISAGVGAEVQRPLATVIIGGVLSSTLLTLFVLPLAVAMVEGWRERRRVAIDRTSAVAGVE; from the coding sequence ATGCTCGAACGCCTGGTCAACCTGTCCTTCGAGCACCGTCCCGTGGTGCTCGCCCTCGCCGCCCTGGCGCTCTTCGGCGGCGTGCGTGCGCTCGTGACCCTTCCGGTCGACGCCTTCCCCGACACCACCCCCGTACAGGTCCAGATCAACACGGTCGCCAGCGAACTCGGGCCGGAGGAAGTCGAGCGTCAGATCAGCTTCCCCGTCGAGACGGCGATCTCCGGCCTTCCCGGACTGGCGAACGTGCGCTCGGTGTCCAAGTTCGGCTTCTCGCAGATCGTGGCGACCTTCGAGGACGAAACGTCGGTCTACGACGCCCGTCAGCTCGTCCTCGAACGCATCAACTCCGTCCGATTGCCCGAGGGCATCGAACGCCCCTCGCTCGGCCCCATCGCCACCGGCCTGGGCGAGGTCTTCCACTACGTCCTGTCCTCACCCACGCGCTCGCTCGAGGAACTGCGGACCCTGCACGACTGGGTGATCCGCCCGGAACTGCGCCGCGTGCCCGGCGTGGCCGAGGTGAACTCGTGGGGTGGCTACGAGCGGCAGTACCAGGTGGTGTACGAGCCGCGCGCCCTCGTCGCCCACGGGCTCACCGTCGACCATGTGGTCGACGCGCTGCGCGCGAACAACCAGAACGTGGGCGGCGGACGCGTGGTGGTTTCGGGCGAGGACCTCCTCGTCCACGGCATCGGCCGCCTGGAGACGGTCGAACAGATCGGTGCCGTCGTCGTCGCCACGCGCGATGGCGTTCCCGTTCGGGTGCGTGATCTCGGTGAAGTCCGGGTCGGCCACGAGATCCGCCGGGGTGCGGTGACCGCCGGCGGCGAGGGCGAGGTCGTGCTCGGGCTGGGCTTCATGCTCATGGGAGAGAACAGCCGCGAGGTCGCCACCGCCTTGCGCGAGCGTCTGGACGAGGTGCGCGCGTCGCTACCCGACGACGTGGTGGTCGAGGTGGTCTACGACCGCACCGAACTCGTCGACGAGGTGATCGCCACCGTCCGGCACAATCTTCTGTACGGCGCCGGCCTGGTGATCCTCGTTCTGTTCTTCCTCTTCGGCAGCCTGCGTGCCGGCCTCGTGATCGCCCTGACCATTCCCCTGTCGCTGCTCCTCGCGGCGCTGGGCATGCAGTCGATGGCCATCGCCGCCAGCCTGTTGAGTCTGGGCGCCCTGGACTTCGGAATCATCGTCGACGGCTCGGTGGTCATGGCCGAGAACAACCTCCGACGCCTCGGCGAGCTCCAGGAGAAACTCGGACGACCGCTCACGCGGAGCGAGCGTGTGAACGCGATCGCCGCGTCCAGCCGGGAGGTGGTGCGCCCGGTCTTCTTCGGAGTGCTCATCATCACGCTCGTCCTCGTTCCGGTCCTCCTGCTGGGTGGTACCGAAGGCAAGATGTTCCGGCCGATGGCGCTGACGCTGATCTTCGCACTCGTCGGAGCCCTCGCCATTGCGATCCTGCTGACACCGACGCTCTCGCTGTGGTGGTTGCCCCGCGCCCGCGCCTCCCGCGAGGGCCGGGCGACGCTGTTCCTCCGCGAAGGATACTCCCGGGCGCTCGACGTCGTGCTGCGCTGGCGACGAGTCTCCGTGGTGGGGATCCTGCTGCTCCTGGTGGGCACGTCGCTGCTCGCGGGTCGTCTCGGTTCGGAGTTCGTCCCTCGCCTGAGCGAGGGCGCGATCACCATGAACCTGGTCCGCCTGGCCGGAATCTCGATCGAGGAGTCCGTCGCCTACAACACCAGCATGGAGAAACTGCTGCTGGAGGAATTCCCCGACGAGATCGCCCACGTCTGGAGTCGTATCGGCTCGGCGGAGGTGGCGACCGACCCGATGGGCACCGAGCTCACCGACGTCTTCCTCACGCTGCACCCACGGTCGCAATGGACTGCGGCGCGGACGCAGAACGAACTCGTGCAGAAGATCGAGGAGGTCCTGGCCGTCCTGCCGGGACAGACCGTCGCCTACACGCAGCCGATCGAGATGCGGATCAACGAGATGGTGGCGGGCATCCGTTCCGACCTGGGGATCAAGATCTACGGCGACGACTTCGATCAGTTGACCACGCTGTCGGACCAGATCCAGCTCGAACTCAACCGGATCGAGGGCACCGCGGATCTGAGCGGTGAGCAGCTCACCGGCCAGCCGGTCCTGCGCGTGGAGGTCGACGACGACGCGATCGCCCGGCTCGGCGTGTCCGGGGCCCACGTGCTGGAGACCGCGCAGGCCGTGGGAGGGATTCCCGCCGGAGAGATCCAGGACGGGCAGCTGCGCTTCCCGCTCGTCGTGCGCACTTCCGACCGGACCCGCAGGGATCCGGATGCCCTTGCCGCCACCCTCGTGCCGACCGAGTCCGGCGCGGTCGTTCCGCTGTCGGCCGTCGCTCGGATCGTGAGGTCCGAGGGACCGTCGACGATCACCCGCGAGTGGGGCCGCCGCCGCACGGTCGTCCAGTGCAACGTACGCGACCGCGACATCGGCTCGTACGTCGAGGAAGTCCGCGAGCGACTGGCCGCGAACGTCGACCTTCCCGTCGGCTACACCATCGAATACGGAGGGCAGTTCGAGAACCTCCAGCAGGCCAATGCGCGCTTCCTGGTCCTCGTGCCGGTGACGTTGGCGCTGGTGTTCTTCCTCCTCTACCTGAGCCTGCGCCGGGCGTCCGATGCCCTGATCGTCTTCACCGGGATTCCCCTGGCCTGCATCGGCGGTGTCCTGGCGCTGTCGCTGCGCGGCATGCCCTTCAGCGTGAGCGCGGCCGTGGGCTTCATCGCTCTGAGCGGAATCGCCGTGCTCAACGGTCAGGTGCTGATCTCGACCGCCCGCCGCCTGCTCGAGGAAGGAGCGGAGCTCTCGGTCGCGGTTCGCGAAGCGGGTCGCATCCGGATGCGGCCCGTGCTCGCCACCGCCATCACGGACGCCGCGGGCTTCATCCCCATGGCCATCTCCGCCGGCGTGGGCGCCGAGGTCCAGCGCCCCCTGGCCACGGTGATCATCGGGGGTGTCCTGAGCTCGACGCTGCTCACCCTGTTCGTCCTGCCACTCGCGGTGGCCATGGTCGAAGGGTGGAGAGAGCGGCGTCGCGTTGCGATCGATCGGACGTCGGCGGTGGCGGGCGTAGAATGA
- a CDS encoding TauD/TfdA family dioxygenase, giving the protein MGTNPSKLPPLDPARVATVAEHGGEITPLDPIGARVRGIDLSAESEPPAEVVDALEQEMAHRGFIVFANERPLSVDDFLRASCWWGGKELHSTHGVHPETPDDNQHIFRLSNDRRHGILGVGPQWHNDGSFNTDTFSHSGYHIVRPAEKGGGTYFAHQGAAYDALPDEWKERWSRLSSVNSASGVVHPVVHDHPISGRKSVWLHLGMTGAVIEKLPDEDGFRLLDADELTRLCRQYKDLLDAGLENGYTIAYEYEENDCVFIDNLAVAHRAAPEAHLPVEEQGLRIMHRSTVRGVQDLAPGFGLPLQMDVFGPSPFGDGVWQGGGIGFRWDDGVRMQN; this is encoded by the coding sequence ATGGGCACGAACCCGTCGAAGCTGCCACCCCTCGATCCCGCGCGCGTGGCCACGGTCGCCGAGCACGGTGGCGAGATCACCCCCCTGGACCCGATCGGTGCGCGCGTCCGAGGCATCGACCTGTCCGCGGAGAGTGAGCCCCCGGCCGAAGTGGTCGACGCCCTCGAGCAGGAGATGGCGCATCGAGGGTTCATCGTCTTCGCGAACGAACGCCCGTTGTCCGTCGACGACTTCCTCCGCGCCAGCTGCTGGTGGGGCGGTAAGGAACTGCACAGCACCCACGGAGTCCACCCGGAGACTCCCGACGACAACCAGCACATCTTCCGCCTGTCGAACGACCGCCGTCACGGGATCCTGGGCGTGGGGCCCCAGTGGCACAACGACGGCAGCTTCAACACCGACACCTTCTCCCACTCCGGCTACCACATCGTGCGCCCGGCCGAGAAGGGCGGCGGGACGTACTTCGCCCACCAGGGCGCGGCGTACGATGCGCTGCCGGACGAGTGGAAGGAACGCTGGAGTCGTCTGTCGTCGGTGAACTCGGCGTCGGGCGTGGTGCATCCCGTGGTGCACGATCATCCCATCTCCGGTCGCAAGAGTGTGTGGTTGCACCTCGGAATGACCGGCGCGGTGATCGAGAAGCTTCCCGACGAAGACGGCTTCCGGTTGCTGGACGCCGACGAGCTGACCCGGCTCTGTCGCCAGTACAAGGACCTCCTCGATGCCGGCCTCGAGAACGGCTACACCATCGCCTACGAGTACGAGGAGAACGACTGCGTGTTCATCGACAACCTGGCGGTGGCGCACCGGGCCGCGCCCGAGGCGCACCTGCCGGTCGAGGAGCAGGGCCTGCGGATCATGCATCGCAGCACGGTGCGGGGTGTGCAGGATCTCGCGCCCGGGTTCGGACTGCCGCTGCAGATGGACGTCTTCGGGCCGAGTCCGTTCGGCGATGGCGTGTGGCAGGGTGGGGGGATCGGGTTCCGGTGGGACGACGGGGTGCGGATGCAGAATTAG
- a CDS encoding efflux RND transporter periplasmic adaptor subunit — MTFPRQSLVFGLGLAVIAALAVVNWPQETQVADSHAQAAAPSCSPHGIDASLCWICDPQLRDAGRLWCSEHERYEDRCWICHPDLRDADRLYCEKHGLYEDECVACRPALTNTPTEIPEAATELWCTEHELAEAECGICHPELADGLTPGGGLKIRLPSADSARLSGVASNRPVSLEATSAVEAIGEVGYDENRLARVTPLVEGVVRQVHVDLGDVVSTGEPLVTLSSPAVAEARAELQAAVAAEDAARRALQREAELHERGVSAERDLVDARSALAAVEARRRALEQNLGDLGIASEDLAAMARGERAGSTLDLVAPFEGTVVDRSAVVGDVVRLGDELIRLADIREMWVTVSVPEHELGLVATGQAVEVHSTATGARTRGTVTWVSSHLDAGTRMARVRAAIPNPAGHWKAGMFVDAQVAVGAVGTALSVPRSAVHRFGGEPFVFVDLGDGLYEVRRVQLASLPGRSAGDRAVVRAGLVGEEQVVTARSFLVKSEFQKSRLGAGCVD, encoded by the coding sequence ATGACATTCCCACGCCAGAGTCTCGTCTTCGGCCTCGGCTTGGCCGTGATCGCCGCCCTCGCCGTCGTGAACTGGCCGCAGGAGACGCAGGTCGCCGACTCCCACGCGCAGGCCGCCGCGCCGAGCTGCTCGCCCCACGGCATCGACGCGTCGCTCTGCTGGATCTGCGATCCCCAGCTGCGCGATGCCGGTCGCCTGTGGTGCTCCGAACACGAGCGCTACGAGGACCGCTGCTGGATCTGCCATCCCGATCTGCGCGATGCCGATCGCCTCTACTGCGAGAAGCACGGCCTCTACGAAGACGAATGTGTGGCCTGCCGGCCCGCGCTCACGAACACCCCGACGGAGATCCCGGAAGCCGCCACGGAACTCTGGTGCACCGAACACGAGCTCGCCGAGGCCGAGTGCGGAATCTGCCACCCCGAGCTCGCGGACGGCCTCACGCCGGGCGGCGGCCTGAAGATCCGCCTGCCGAGCGCCGACTCGGCGCGTCTGTCCGGGGTCGCCTCGAACCGCCCCGTGTCACTCGAGGCGACGAGCGCGGTCGAGGCGATCGGCGAAGTGGGCTACGACGAGAACCGCCTCGCACGCGTCACCCCTCTGGTCGAGGGCGTCGTCCGCCAGGTCCACGTGGATCTCGGCGACGTGGTCAGCACCGGGGAGCCGCTGGTGACCCTGTCCTCGCCCGCCGTCGCCGAGGCCCGCGCCGAACTCCAGGCAGCCGTGGCCGCGGAAGACGCCGCCCGCCGCGCGCTGCAACGTGAAGCGGAGCTCCACGAACGCGGGGTGTCCGCCGAACGCGACCTGGTCGACGCGCGGTCGGCATTGGCCGCCGTCGAAGCCCGACGCCGGGCGCTCGAGCAGAACCTCGGGGACCTCGGCATCGCGTCCGAAGACCTGGCGGCCATGGCCCGCGGCGAGCGCGCGGGCTCGACGCTGGATTTGGTCGCGCCCTTCGAGGGCACCGTCGTCGATCGTTCGGCGGTCGTCGGGGACGTCGTGCGCCTGGGCGACGAGCTGATCCGCCTCGCCGACATCCGCGAGATGTGGGTGACCGTCTCCGTGCCCGAACACGAGCTGGGTCTCGTGGCCACGGGACAGGCAGTCGAAGTCCATTCCACGGCGACCGGCGCACGCACCCGGGGCACGGTGACCTGGGTCTCCAGCCATCTCGACGCGGGAACGCGCATGGCCCGTGTCCGCGCGGCGATCCCCAATCCCGCGGGCCACTGGAAGGCGGGCATGTTCGTCGACGCGCAGGTCGCAGTCGGCGCGGTCGGCACCGCGCTCTCCGTGCCGCGATCCGCCGTCCACCGTTTCGGGGGCGAACCCTTCGTGTTCGTCGATCTGGGCGACGGCCTCTACGAGGTGCGTCGCGTCCAGCTCGCCTCGCTGCCCGGCCGGAGCGCCGGAGACCGCGCCGTCGTCCGTGCCGGACTCGTCGGCGAGGAGCAGGTCGTCACTGCCCGTAGCTTCCTCGTGAAGTCCGAGTTCCAGAAGTCACGACTGGGGGCGGGATGCGTCGACTGA